ATCTCCAGGTTTCCATATATAGCCTCTTTTACAGCTTTTGGCTGTTCATGAATCTCCTTAAGCATGAAGTGCTTATATCCTTGTTTTTCTGCCATTTCTAATGTCCAGTTAATTTCGTGAACTTTCTTTTCTTTGACTTTCCCTGTTTTTAGATCTTTTACAACAAAGGAATCTTTTGTCACGACGGCATATTCCCCATCATCAAGGAACACAGCCTTATTTGTATACGGTAAAAATGCCGGAATATCTGAAGCAGCAAACATCTCTCCATGTCCAATCCCTAAAACGAGCGGGCTCTCATTTCTAACAAAATACAAATGCTCTCTATCATGAGTGTATATTATCCCGAGGGCGAAAGAGCCTTTAAGTCTCAACAAGGCATACCTAAGGGCATCTTCAAAGTTATTAAAATCCTTCAGGGCATCTTCAATTAAATGGGCGATAATTTCAGTATCTGTATCACTTTTGAACTTATGCCCCTTTCTGAGGAGCTCATCTTTGAGCTCAATATAGTTTTCTATTATTCCATTGTGAACCACTGCAATTTTGCCGGTACAATCAGTGTGCGGATGAGCATTGATATCATTTGGAATTCCATGTGTTGCCCATCTTGTGTGCCCTATTCCCCTCTTTCCGGGCATCTCAAGAAGCCCAAGCTTTTCTTTGAGCTCATCAATCTTTCCAGCTCCCTTTCTGATGTGGAGTTTCCCATCCTCTTCAGTGACAATGCCGACAGAGTCGTACCCTCTGTACTCTAACCTCTTCAGACCATCAACAAGAACGTGACATGCCTTTCTTTCGCCGATGTATCCGATAATTCCACACATACGCAATCCCTCATGTGATCCTTTTTACTCCCTTTTGTTAGATGCTTTCCTCAATTAAAAGAGTTTCTCTAAAACCATTTCAAAACTGTTTTTAAAGTAATTTCTTAAGGTTTTGTATGGTGTAGAACGGTTTAGCATCCTTCCGCTGTATAACAGCTCCCGTTTCTGCCCTCCGATACGTTCATCAATCTAAATGGTTGATTTCCCATTTATCAGATTGTTATCAAAAAGCCTATATAATCGAACCCTTCAATTTCTTCGGGTGGGAGAATGGACAAAAAGCTCGATGAGTTCATAGGGTCTCCAATAAAGGTAAGACAAGAGAAAGCCAGAAAAAATAATAAGAAGAAACGTCTTCGAATGACCAAGCTTGACAATTTCCTTCCAGAAGAACACATAAACTATTTCAAGGCGTTAAGAATTGGGTCAAAACGGATAAGAAATGTTAAAATTAGTGAAATATCTAATGAGGAATGAAGAAATTTTTAAACCTTAGTTGTTGCCGGTAAGAATAAAGAGGGGATAGCAATGGATGGTGAGAATTTACTTAAGCTGATATTTACTTCAAGACTGCGACGTGATCTGATATTGGCGCTTGGACGTGGGCCTAAAGTCTTGAGAGAACTTCAAAATGAGCTTAGATCAACGCCTTCTTCAATACTCCACGCTTTAAAAGCTTTGGAAAGCAGAAATATTGTGCGTCAAAATGAAAGCACAAGAGAGTATGAGCTTACAAACATTGGCTATTTAGTCTACATTCAGCTCAAGAATGTTGTAGATTCACTTGAAGCTATCTCAAAATTCGAAAATTTTTGGCTAACTCACGACGTTAAACCGGTTCCAGAAGAGTTTCTCAAAACCATTGGAAGCCTCAAAAATTCCAAGCTTGTTGTGGCTTCACCGGATGAATTAAAATCCCCTCACGAACTGTACACGGATCTCATCAAGAGGGCAAAATGGGTGAGAGCAATTTCCTCTGTGGTGTTCAGGGAATATTCAGATGCCTTTTTAGAGCTTGCATTTAAAGGGGCTGATATTGAAGCAATTTTACCAGAAAAGACATATGAAAAGTTCATCAACATGCTTGAGGATAAAGAGCTGGGTGCCCTAAAGAAACTCTCCAATATGCGGATTTATACCTTAGAGTGGAATCCGAGAGTTTCGTTTACAGTTACAGACTACGTGCTTGCCTTTGGGCTCCTCTTTCCTGATGGACGATATGACATGACCATGGATTTGGTCAGTTATGATCCTAAAGCAAGAAAGTGGGCTCTTGATCTTTTCCACCACTACAAGCAGTTTGCAAAGAGAGTGCTTTGAGTTTCAGATGGGCTCAGCAATTATGGCTTTGTCCTTATATTGGAACACATATGCCCTCCTTTCACCCTTCAAGTTATTTTCAACTTTTCTTCTAAAGCGCCAGTATTCGCTATCGGGTATCGAAATTCTAAGCGTTGCCCTTCCAAATCCCTCTCTCCTCAGGAATTCATTAATTCTAAGAGGGTGAAACTTAACGATTCCGGTAATGACATAGGCCCTTTTGAAGTACTCGCTTTTGATTTCTTCATTACTGGTCGCTAATACACGGCGTTTTTCTCTTAATAACATGTAAAGTTCGCCCTTGACTGTGTGAAATAGCTCGTTTATTAAATCGGCATAGTCAATACTCTGGGGGATTTCATAGAGATATTCCTTAGGCTCACTCCATTCGATGATGTTTTCAAGATCTGGATTGCTTTCAAGCCTAACCTCTTTCGGCAAAAGAACCGCCGAACGTTCAGCTTTTGCTAAAGGCTCAAAGTAGAAAGTTAATCTGTTCAGCTGTCCGTATAAGTCAATATACTCAAATTCGCCTTTCCAGGGAACTTTTTCGCGCCTGATCTGTGGGGGCAAGTCAAATATGAATGCATCTGTTTTATGTTTGTAAGCTTCATAAATCTCAAGCGGACTTGGAAGTAAATCTTCCAGCCTCCTTTCGGGCATTTCT
Above is a genomic segment from Thermococcus sp. SY098 containing:
- a CDS encoding winged helix-turn-helix domain-containing protein, encoding MDGENLLKLIFTSRLRRDLILALGRGPKVLRELQNELRSTPSSILHALKALESRNIVRQNESTREYELTNIGYLVYIQLKNVVDSLEAISKFENFWLTHDVKPVPEEFLKTIGSLKNSKLVVASPDELKSPHELYTDLIKRAKWVRAISSVVFREYSDAFLELAFKGADIEAILPEKTYEKFINMLEDKELGALKKLSNMRIYTLEWNPRVSFTVTDYVLAFGLLFPDGRYDMTMDLVSYDPKARKWALDLFHHYKQFAKRVL
- a CDS encoding PCNA-inhibitor — encoded protein: MDKKLDEFIGSPIKVRQEKARKNNKKKRLRMTKLDNFLPEEHINYFKALRIGSKRIRNVKISEISNEE
- a CDS encoding 50S ribosomal protein L11 methyltransferase, whose amino-acid sequence is MEEYIELAVEMIKKGFDERKIRARLPRENADEIIEIARARIRAKDKFSRRDLWMDLEGLRYATHEAVAEYRAKRVKPESIADVSCGIGIQLIFFAKYAEEAYAIDIDERKLFYAMKNAEKYGVKEKIKFIHGDSLSEEVIKQVNADVIFSDPARPPEMPERRLEDLLPSPLEIYEAYKHKTDAFIFDLPPQIRREKVPWKGEFEYIDLYGQLNRLTFYFEPLAKAERSAVLLPKEVRLESNPDLENIIEWSEPKEYLYEIPQSIDYADLINELFHTVKGELYMLLREKRRVLATSNEEIKSEYFKRAYVITGIVKFHPLRINEFLRREGFGRATLRISIPDSEYWRFRRKVENNLKGERRAYVFQYKDKAIIAEPI